AAGACATTCGTAGTAAAGGACAGTCTTATGACGCACAGTATGGTCCACACAGGcctcagaccatatgaatgcaaagagtgtggtaaaacgtTACACAAAAGGTCCATCTTAAAACACACAAATTAGCCCATTCAAACCTCCGACCGTATGAATGTGAAGTTTGTGGTGATAAATTCAAAGACAGGAGAACTCTTATGGTGCACAGTTCGATCCATTCAGGCCTCAGAccgtatgaatgcaaagagtgtggtaaaacatttacacGCAAGGGTGATCTTAGGCCGCACAAACTGATCCATTCAGGAGTCAAACCACATGAATGTGAAGTGTGCGGTAAGACATTCTCACGTAATGAACATCTTAACATGCACAGATTGATCCATTCAGGcctcagaccatatgaatgcaaagagtgtggtaaaacattcacacaaaagAGCCATCTTAGGACACATCAAGTCACGCACTCTGGTGTACGTGTCAGCACATATGATTGCAAGGAGTGTGGTAAAGCGTTCTCAGCAAAGAGGAGTCTTACGGAGCACATACTGATCCATTCAGGTGTCAAACcccatgaatgcaaagagtgtggtaagaaATTCAGGCAAAAGGCCGGTCTTATGAGACACAGTGTGATCCACACAAAcctcagaccatatgaatgtAAAGTATGtgtaaaacattcaaagatAGCGGCTCTCTTAGGTGGCACAGATTTACCCATACAGGCTTCAAACCCcacaaatgcaaagagtgtgatcAAGCATTTACACGTACCACCGATCTTATGAAGCACAAACTGATTCATTCAGGTCTCAGACcttatgaatgtaaagagtgtggtaagacATTCACACAAAAGAGCAGTCTTAACGTACACAGTGTGGTCCATTCAAACCTCAGACCATATGAGTGTGAAGTATGTGGTAAAGCATTCAAAGATAGAGGTGCTCTTACGAAGCACACAAAGATCCATTCAGACCTCAGAtcgtatgaatgcaaagagtgtggtaaaacattcacaaacaAGACTTCTCTTAGTAGGCATAATGTGGTCCATTCAAAcctcagaccatatgaatgtGATGTATGTGATAAAGCATTCAAAGATAGAGGCAATCTAAAGAAGCACAGATTAACCCATTCCGGCatcagaccatatgaatgcCAAGAGTGTTATAAAGCATTTACACGTAAGGACGAGCTCAGGCATCACAGACTGATCCATTCGGGTGTCAaaccatatgaatgcaaagagtgtggtaaagcATTCTCAGCAAAGAGCAGTCTTACGAAGCACATGTTGATCCATTCAGGTgtcagaccatatgaatgcaaagagtgtggcaaGGCATTCACACAAAAGGGCAATCTTACGAAGCATAGACTGATCCATTCGGGTGTCAAACCGATGAACCACTCTGGTGTCAAACCATACAAATGGACTGAGTGTGGTAAATAATTCACACAAAAGGGCTGTCTTATCATTATGAGTCACAAATTTCTCCACTTAATGGTCCATCTCAGCCTTAGGAATGTGAAGAGTTTGATGATATCATCGATACATGTACTCTTACGTTGTACAGATTGATTCATTTGTGTATCGTACCACATGTCAAGTTTACAATACAACATTTGCACTCAAATAATTCTCTCAAGGCTTACATGTTATTCTACTCAAATATCATACAGTATAAATGTGAAAAGtgttgttgtgaaatttgcTACCTGGGTTCATAACGATGATTgctcaaattgtggtgaaatttgcatatttattattttgggACATTTGTCCTCATCAAAGGGTTAAGATCTCGTCTTGTAAACTGCTTGTAAGAATGCTTTATTATCTACTATAGACTACCGGTATAGTCTATAAAAGCTATTGGGAagggtatccgtccggcatcagtctgtatgtatgtatgtatgtatgtatgtatgtatgtaccggtatgtatatgTACCatgtacggtatgtatgtaccgtattgtgaggcgtccgtccactcaaatatcttgagaaccgcagtacttactgatttgatatttgttgtgtagatgaaaatatgattttgagaaacgagtttttttttttgatattgttgaaaataagcaaattagcaccaaaaaaggcgtcttggttaaaaaatcttcttcataaccgctggtcagatagctttgttatttggtatacaggtacctagggataacccaacttagatttgttcaaattgtgatgaaatatgcaaatctgtatttttaaggaattttttgtcatttttggtcataactttatttcatcaaaagcgctcgtctgacagctttgatatttgatatacaggtttctacagatgaactaaatataatactagtatattgaatatatgacgaaatctgcaattttgtatttttcgtgcaatttttgccattattggtcaaaaaatgtgtttctcaaaaactacttgtccaatgcctttgatatttggtatacaggtccctagggtttgtcttagtgtgatatattgaaattgatgatatcttcaattttttcattttttggtcaatttttgcaattttttggtcaaaatatttgtttctcaaaatgttactcatctgatagctttgatatttggtatacaggttcctaggctttatcttaatgtaatatattgaaattatgatgacatcatcaattttgtattttttgcagctaattttgccatttttggccaggccatcctgaaatgagctatcaaagatatctacTTCTTCATcagtacatgtgtcacaaaaagttattctctacataacattgcagagctctgtcaactgttgggtcgcttgttttttccaaaccgcttgtcagacagctttaatatttggtttacaggtccctaggatgatcttagtgagataattttatagagtcaggaaatacttaattttgtatccatgtctatagtagcttcagggactttggccctatgtttctttGATCTTAGAGGTCCAGAGGATAACCGTCATCAGTTttgttagctcacatttggttctaaataccaatgtgaggttatcataagctgaagtcggtggtgtctgtatgtactgtatgtatgtatgtatgtaagtatgtacatacgtaccagtacgtacagtatgtccgtcaacttcAAACTCACAAACTGCTGCTCTTTTTAGCACGGTATTTGGTCTGTGGATGGTCTGTGGgctgtagatgggattttgttcaaataaagttcgtagtgcccaaattatgcaaatgagcttaaaaatgtgaaaatggtcaaatatcaataactcaagaaccactgGTTTGATTGCTTGGAAAATTAGACTGCAATTACCTTAGGtagaccttatacagttttatgtatatcgtgaagatatcttgaattttgtatttttgctaaattttttggttatttccgcattttcagtaaaaattcttcatctctgaaactgccagcccaatttctctcaaatttgggttcgATGTTTGctagggtgttactcttctaatttgttgaaattatgacaaaattggaaatattactgttttggggcaatttttttcatttttggtcaaaaaatcataaaaaaatatttcattttatagcCCCTGGatagacagcttttatatttggtctacagatgtccagggatgacaatagttataTGTGTGGAAGTTGTCTTGAAACAtacacatttgtatttttaagacaattttgtcatttttcatcaagaaaacttgttctcaaattacttgtctgatagctttgtaatttggtacaaaagtcccgagggatgtataaattttctgctcaaagtgttgggaaacccctaaatttttatatttaggtaatttctcagtttgtgaccttaaatgacctacaccaacccaggatatgttatGAGACAGTTTGAAAGGCTTTGAACATAATGTTATCATATTGGTATCGATTTGTAGTAAAAtgtgatccagaaaacaaagctgaggtaaagtTTTTCATTGccaaccaatttttgcaacttttgcatgtaagacacataAGAACTggtgagaaatttggatccacgATAATTCtcgatgttgtaatcaccacccacaaaGTAAGacatttcaccatctgtaactaatTTAAGTGCCGTTTACATTGGAATGATAGCTCttatagcattaattaaaaaatcccaatgttgtaaatacattttttgccATCTGGCCTTATGTAACTATGATCCAcgaaggggtggaacatttgatattcagaagGGAGTAGgctctagaagattgatgagaaagcattactttttaccagatccctagTACATTTTTTACCACTCTTTATCTCCCAACTCTTCAAACCTTtactttttgtcaagccttttctggctattttttttgttgacatctgCTTATGTATGTAGCATCTGATTGtcctattgctatagaagttgatgtatgttcctaaagatgacctccagtacctaagttgcagaccttatttgcttttgtcattcttgtttttctggtttaaatatttcctgagtggaccaattcaaactgaatgtgagcacactgtcctttttttttttaaattgtgatgaaacttgccagTTGCAACATTGTACCCCGGTATATTGGGGACAAGTTTTCCTTTTTGTAtgatgaggttattacgaaaataccgcaaaggatgcacaaggacattggcgcagcatATCACCCGACgtgaagcggagggcgatgcatggtgccaatgtccgagtgcatcctttgcggtattttcatgataaccttattattatacatcttacattcctgacagGGGCaccaaattgtcagagtagtgaccatTTGTGTAATGTCAACAGTTTTCCTAATATCaaatcaaatatctttatttaaaaatgcCCTAGTACCGGTAGTCTGATTGCAGAGTGTTGAGAATcactttgtatttcatttaaatGTGTATGGTGTTTAGATGCATTCTGAACTTCCAAAGGGAAttagtttgaataaaattatcattgaaaaatatgcaaataagccaaaaaatgtaatattgataaaaactcATTAAAATGTAATTATCTGGTCATTCAGTCATTATCTTATTATAGTATTGATGTCCTTAtttgaaacatatttttaatcacagacctaattaataaagaggact
This DNA window, taken from Ptychodera flava strain L36383 unplaced genomic scaffold, AS_Pfla_20210202 Scaffold_72__1_contigs__length_606033_pilon, whole genome shotgun sequence, encodes the following:
- the LOC139128820 gene encoding zinc finger protein 92-like, encoding MKHKLIHSGLRPYECKECGKTFTQKSSLNVHSVVHSNLRPYECEVCGKAFKDRGALTKHTKIHSDLRSYECKECGKTFTNKTSLSRHNVVHSNLRPYECDVCDKAFKDRGNLKKHRLTHSGIRPYECQECYKAFTRKDELRHHRLIHSGVKPYECKECGKAFSAKSSLTKHMLIHSGVRPYECKECGKAFTQKGNLTKHRLIHSGVKPMNHSGVKPYKWTECGK
- the LOC139128819 gene encoding zinc finger protein interacting with ribonucleoprotein K-like codes for the protein MVHSSIHSGLRPYECKECGKTFTRKGDLRPHKLIHSGVKPHECEVCGKTFSRNEHLNMHRLIHSGLRPYECKECGKTFTQKSHLRTHQVTHSGVRVSTYDCKECGKAFSAKRSLTEHILIHSGVKPHECKECGKKFRQKAGLMRHSVIHTNLRPYECKVCVKHSKIAALLGGTDLPIQASNPTNAKSVIKHLHVPPIL